The sequence AATCCGACCCTAGATGCCATCCCTAGATAGAATCTCTACAATTTTTTGACACAGAATTTTataaggaaaagcatttgaacCATATATTTATGCTTCCTCATAAATTATGTACCCCTATTACAgagattatatataatattttataaaccatatcatgtaaatattaatttacaaaaggaaagaattaaataaagcTTATTTAGATGGATTTATAATTATGGGGCTTCATAATATTCttaggccagggatcgaacccatgtcccctgcattgacaggctgattcttaaccactgcaccaccagggaagccctagattaCTTATTTAACTCTCAACTGGATGtgttgagcatccacagattttcaCATgaagttgaaaaacaaaaaaacaaataattttcaccagaataatttttttttaacctgagaaTGCATCTTTACTAAagtgagttaaaaaaaactttttattgtgaaatagcTACTGATGCACAAGAAGTTTCAAAAATAGTACCTAGAATCCTGTGTACCCTTTACTCAGCTTTACTCAGTAGTCACAGCTTACACACATGCAGTGTAATATCGAAACCAGGAAATTCACACTAGTACAACGTGTGTGTACAGTTGTATGCAATTTTACCACATGTACGGGTTTGTGTAGCCACCACCACAACCAAGATACAGAACTGTTCCCTTGTGTAGATAcacctgcccctctccccacagatCTCTAAaaatcactaatctgttctccatctctacaatttttgtcattttgaaggTATCATAGGaacggaatcatacagtatgtaaccttttgtgATTAGCTTTTAACACTCAGCATGATGCCCTGaagatccatccaagttgttgcatgtatcatcatattttgttcttttttaaaattactggaTGTGTTACAGGTTGAATTTTGTCATCCCCCCTACCAGTCATgccccccaattcatatgttggtGTCATAACCTTCAacacctcagaatatgaccttatttggagacaaGGTCTTTACCGAAGTAATCAAGTTACAGTGAGGTCATTAGgttgggccttaatccaatatggtgtccttataagaagagaaaattcagaCAGAGATACACACTGAGGGAAGATGGTGTgaaaacacagggagaagacatcTACGGACCAAGCAGAGAGGCCTGGATCAGGTATTTCCCTCATGGCCCTTGAAAGAAACCAACCCTACCAACactttgatcttagacttctggcctctagaactctcagaaaataaatttatatagttTAAACCACCCACTGTGTGGTGctttgttaaggcagccctagcaaactaatacagtgtagtatcccattgtatgaatTTGTTTTACCactcacctgttgaaggacattgaGTTATTCTCAGTTTTTAgctgttacaaataaaactgctgtgaatatttgtgtgcaggtttttatatGAGTGGGCTGTaatggtatatttatttatttatttattggctgcattaggtctttgttgctgcatgcaggctttctctagttgtggcgagcaggggctactctttgttgtaatgtgcaggcttctcgctgtggtggcttctcttgttgcagagcattgggctctaggcatgtgggcttcagtagttgtggcacatgggctcagtagttgtggctttcgggctctagagcacaggctcaagagttgtggctcatgggcttagtttctccgcggcatgtgggatcttccaggcccagggctggaacccgtgtcccctgcattggcaggaggattcttaactactgcaccaccagggaagtcccctgtaatGGCATTTTTATAAATACTAAAGCCAACAATGAATGAAGTTGATATAATATTTCACTTGGtattcatttctttaaacatttattgatttcaATTTTGTGGTTTTCCATTTGTGTTTTGGAGCAAaactctgcttcatttttttttttgcatcctttGATTGTAGTTATTTTCAGATTCTCCTGGGAAGCTTCAGAGTGGAATTGGGCACTGTGCAGCTCTGATGATTGAGGAAAGAAATAGCCGGGCCTGGCTAGATGTCCAGCAGAGAAATATGCCCTGGAGAATCTTCCCAAATGACCTATTGTACTTGATTTTGAAACACTATTGCCCGTTAGCCATTGCTTTGGAATACACATCATGGAAGAGTCAGGCATCAGTGTGAATGGGGTTGAGGAATGAATTCATCTACAAACTTGAAAGACTTCTCAGTGATGGAACCAATCATTGCCAGTGCTTGTCTCATAGCCACCgcaccctcactccctccctgtgCAGCTCCAAACACTTTGAACGAAGTGTTTGTTCAAACACAAATgtgttgttctgttttgtttctccttGTCTTTGACCTGCTGTTCCCATTGTCATTTGCTCCATCCTgtaaattcctttttattgaggtaaaatttatgtATGTTAAGTGCACAGCACTTAAGTTTGATAAGATTAGGCAAATGCATTTACCTATGTTATTATCACcccaatcaagatatagaacattctcATCCCCCCAGAACCTTCCCTCTTATCTCTTTCCAGTCATCCCCATCCTACCATCACCAGAAGAGCAACTGTTATGGTTTTTTACCATTGTAGATCAgacttttgctttttttgagacttaaataaatggaattgttaTCTACTTTTTTGGTGTCAGGTTTCTTTCAAAGTCTAGTCACTTTgttgcatgcagcaacaaagacccaacacagccaataagtaaaaaaattaaaaaaaatcccttcaagTCTATTTCTTGTATCTTTAGGGAAGCTTTAATGGATGTAGGAGGAGCAGGGGGAGAAATTAACAGGAAGGGCAACAGAGAAGACTCAAGGTCCTCCTGGCTTCATCTTGTTTGTTTGTAAAATTGTACTTCATCTTGTTGGTTTGTAAAACTGTACAAAacattccctccccaccccgctcACCTGCTCAGCACTTAGAGCAACAAGACCATGATAAGGTCTCCCAGTCATGTCTCTGACTTTCCCTTCACCTATGACCTCAGAGTGACCAGCTTAAGGATGACCATAGCCAGCTGGAGGCAGGAGAATTCTTGCTATGCTACCATGATGTGTCTccttgccttgtttttttttttttcttttttactttctttgtacTGTTTAGGAGTCTTTTGCCAGCTGGAACCGTTATGATGTTGTTGAACATGGACTCAGACAGCCCAGGTTTGAATGGCATCTTCCCTACTTCCTAGGTGGGAGAACTTGGACATTTTCCTAAACTccctttgcttcattttcttcatctgtaaacaaGACAATAATGATATGTATTCAAAGAGTTGTGGAGGGAATATGCTGTGATAACAGAAAACCCTGGTGATTTTACAAATACAAGTTTATTTATCATCCATGTAAGTTCCAGTATAGGTCATCCCTGATACTATACTACAAGATAGTCATAATGCTATACTGTACTGAGATACTATACTGTAGTATAGTATATTACAAATATCATCTCTGATACCTATGTGGACTGGTCCCAGCAAGCTCTAAAAATAAGTCTTGGGCTTGAATGTGGGCTTGATGGCATAGTTCAAGCACTTAAAAGCCCTGACTCAAAAACTTCTATGCTTGACATACACAATATCCCTACACATAGAATGGCACCTGCCATTCAAAATGCTTAGGATGACATGTCAAGTAACGCCTTTATATTCATGAAAATGGCTCTGATTCTTAATTCAAAGGTATTTTAAATAAGCATCTCTACAAAGATAAAGAACAGGGATGCATCATTCCTCTGGAAATTCTTAATTCAGTAATCTTAATGGTTGTGCCCAATGGTGATGAGAATAAAGGTTTAAAAACGACAGCATCCAATCTTAGGTGGCCCTGACATTCAGTCAAGAGTGGGCTTCACCCTCTTACGTTTCTGGTCtataatatcaataataaatacagcaaaataaCACATGCTTGGACTATCAAACCAGGGTCGTCTTGGATGGCAGccttctgcttctgtaaaacctaaAAATATGACTCAAACAAAGAcacagctgagaaccactgtggGTAGGGGGTTTTAGAGCATCATTATCAGAATCCCAGCCCCTGAATCCCCCCTTTTTTTGCTTGGATTTCAAGGGTTGGATCCTAGGCCACTCTACAGAAATGTTGGATCCTAGCTCATTGTACGGAAATGTGTAAGAATGGGGTGTAAGGGAGGACACCAATAGGTGGCCAAAATAATATCCACAAGCTAGGATTCATCTCTGTTCTTGGGTAggcatcctttttattttattttatttttttaccttggctatattgggtcttagctgtggcacatgggctctttgttgtagcacatgggctctctagttgtgacacgtgggctccagagcgtgcaggctcagtagttgtggcatgcaggcttagttgccccactgcatgtgggttcttagttccctgaccagagattgaacccgtgtcccctgcattggaaggtgcgttcctaaccactggaccaccaaggaagtctcggGTTGCCATTCTTGTAGCAAAAATTTTCTTTGGTTTAAGactgaaaaacaaaccaacaaaccaacaaacTTCTCCTCTTGTTTCAATGACTGGGAttgctaaatttattttctataaatccACAAGAGAACAAGCGAGTCTGggaggggcaagggagctggTCAGAGTATGTCTTGTACCACATGGACTGCAAGTGAGTGATGTCTTAACTGTAAGGGAGGGTCCCTGGGATAATCCAGCATCCCCCATGAGGTCATCTCTTTGATCTGAAGCCAGCTCTGCCAAGGATATTGACCAAAGCCATTTGAACTTCTCGGTTCCTCAGGCTATAGATGAGGGGGTTGAGTGTGGGAGTGATAAGACTGTAGAAGAGGGAGACCATGTTGTCCTGCTGTGGGCTGTGGTAGGTGCCTGGTACCATGTACATGAACACGGCTGCCCCATAAAAGAGCCCTACAACAGTGATGTGCGAGGAGCAGGTGGTGAAGGCCTTGTGTCGGGCCTCAGTTGAGTGCATGCGGAGAACAGCCCCCAACACTTGGCTGTAGGAGGTAGCAATGAGTGACAGGGGCAGCAGCAAGATCAGCACCCCAGAGATGGACAGCGCCAACTCGTAGGCAGTGGTGTCTGCACAAGAGAGCTTGAGCAGGGCAGGCAGCTCACAGAAGAAGTGGTCCACAGTGCGTGAGGCACAATAGGGGAAGTGCAAAGTGATGGAGGTCTGGATGGAGGCTACAAGCACACCTGACAACCAGGAGGTGCCCACCATGAGCAGGCAGACCTGATGTCTCATGAGCACAGGATAATGCAGGGGGTGGCACACAGCAACATAGCGGTCATAAGACATGAGGGATAGCAAGGCACCCTCAGAGACACCCATCAGCATCAGGAAGAACATCTGAGCTGCACAACCTCCGAAGGAGATGGAGCCCTCTCCCTGCAGGAAGTCAGCTGCCATCTTGGGAATGGTGACCAGTGGAAAGCCAACATCCAATAGGGAGAGTTGGCTGAGCAGGAAGTACATGGGAGTGTGGAGCCTGGAGTCTCTGTGGATCAGGAAGAGCAGGATTGCATTGCCCAGTAGACCCGTGGTGAATGTGGCAGCCACAAGGGAGAACAGGACCAGATGTGGTCCTGTGTGGCTGAAAAGACCCACTAGAGTGAAGTCTGAGGTCACTGACTCATTTGATTCCCCCATCCTCTGGGAGGCATTGCTCATCTGCAGGAAGAACAGCGTATTTGTCAAGGAATCTCGGTGGGGGGAGTTTCATCTTAGATGCCAACTGCCATTGTTTGATAATGACTGCTTGCTGTCTCCTGAGAAGGATGATGGTCACATTCAGtctcagcaggaaaaaaataccatGATTGATTCATTATGTCTGCTCTGGTTGGGAGATGTGGAAGAGCAAAATGATGCCCTGCTTTTGCCATTTCTGTGTAAAAGTCTTGACTTCATCTTCCAGGAAATCACTATCCACCAATACTTGCAGTTAAACCCTCTGTCCCCAAGCTAGAGAGGGCAAGACAACAGCAGTGAAATATTGGACTACACTCCATCCCAGGCATCCTGGGGTCAAAGAGATGGGATTCGGAAGAGACTAGAATATGAAGCAGGGAGACCTTGTCAAAGATGATAGAGGGTAATGAGGTTGGATCAAAAGGCAATGAGGAAAGTTCACTGCCAAGTTCTTGGATGAAAGAATGAAGGGACCAAAGTCTGGGAAGAGGGAGTGGTGGGAAGACATTTAGGACATGAACCCAAGAAGTCTACACTGTAAAGGGACATGTGAGTGACAGAGATTGGAACAAAATGGTCTAGGGTGGTGGGTGACAAGTCATCCACAATATCAGCCATCTTTTTGAGGCTTAATTTCAAAGGGTGAGAGTGGAGAATATCATGCTTAGTGTGGTACTAAGTACTCTACAAAAatctgctgaatgaatacaaaggACAAGGGAGATGACTGAAGGGTCAGGAGGGATTGCCCCCACCTGACTAAGAATACTTATACTTGACCTTTTTACCTTCACCATCACCTCCCAGGGTAACTTGGATTGTCATGGAATACTATTCACACGAATCACCATCAACACTGAGAACTTCTAGGTCAAAGTGGCATCTGTCACCGCCATTAATGGAAAAGTACAGAGAAGTGTATACTGAAGTATAGAGAAGCTATCCTGTTAAGACCAAGAGGGtttggggacttcctggtggcgcaataattgagaatctgcctaccaatgcaggggacacgggttcaagccctggtcttggaggatcccacatgccatggagcaactaagcccttgtgccacaactactgagcccatgtgccacaactactggagcccatgtacctagagcctatgctctgccacaagagaaggcaccacaaggagaagcccgcacaccgcaatgaagagtagcccctactctctgcaactagagaaagcctgcgcagcaatgaagacccaatactgccaataaataaataaataaatagattttttaaaaagtatagaaaaaaaataaaaaaaagaccaagagaGTTTGAAATTGGGTAGATCTAGTAGAGGTCTGCCTTATCAGATGTCTAAAGGAAGTGGAATACTTAAAGATCAGGAGGGGTCAGTGTTGGGTGGGTGTCTACTGAAGACCCTTTGGTGCCCAAATCATTGATAACACTTGCCTTAAATATCTTTCATCTTCTCTGACTAGATTCCC is a genomic window of Hippopotamus amphibius kiboko isolate mHipAmp2 chromosome 15, mHipAmp2.hap2, whole genome shotgun sequence containing:
- the LOC130837494 gene encoding olfactory receptor 2Z1-like: MGESNESVTSDFTLVGLFSHTGPHLVLFSLVAATFTTGLLGNAILLFLIHRDSRLHTPMYFLLSQLSLLDVGFPLVTIPKMAADFLQGEGSISFGGCAAQMFFLMLMGVSEGALLSLMSYDRYVAVCHPLHYPVLMRHQVCLLMVGTSWLSGVLVASIQTSITLHFPYCASRTVDHFFCELPALLKLSCADTTAYELALSISGVLILLLPLSLIATSYSQVLGAVLRMHSTEARHKAFTTCSSHITVVGLFYGAAVFMYMVPGTYHSPQQDNMVSLFYSLITPTLNPLIYSLRNREVQMALVNILGRAGFRSKR